Part of the Nostoc sp. ATCC 53789 genome, AACAACCGAGTGACTTGCTCTGAATCTTTGAGAACAGTCTCTATGGGAAGCATACTGAATACCCGTACATAAACCCGATTAACAATACTAACATCTGGAAATATTCTTCGCAAAAACACTGATGTTTCTATTTTTGCAAAGAAATTTTAGCGAAAAATAAGCGATCGCCATTTCATCGTTAACAAATTTTTTTGAGCAGGAGTGTAATTTGTAGTACTTGAAAAAAGCAGGTTAAAAGGCTATTTCATAATCAATTTGATTCTCAAAATAAAACTACCTCTAGCTTTCGCTTGAGCTATCGGAATTTAAGGGCAAAATTACTGTAAATGTAGTACCCACTCCAATTTGACTTGTAACACTAATTTGACCCCTGTGAGCATCAACGCACCTTTTAACGATTACTAAACCTAACCCAGTACCCTTAATTGATTGGACATTTGAGCCTCGGTAAAATGATTCAAAAAGTCTAGCTTGATCTGCTTCTGGAATGCCCATACCTTGATCTTGAATATAAAAAATTGCTACCTTCTCAATTGGATCACATATTAAGTTAAACTCAATCTTGCCACCTCTTGGAGAATATTTAATCGCGTTTGAGAGGAGATTCCCGAACATATAATTTAATAGTCCTTCATCCATTACAGCTTCAGTGCGATCGCTATGACAGGTAAAAACAACTTCACACTCGCTACTTTCAACAATAGAAAAATCTTTGATTAACTCTAGACAGAATTGCTCTAAGTTAAGTGGAGCAGGGTTATATACAAGTTTTTTTGCCTCCGCTCGACCCACAAACAGCACTTCTTCCATGAGTTTTTCCATAGACTGCACAGCACCTTGAATTCGCTTTAAATAAATTCCTCTTTTTACATCTGTCAAATTTGCTCCTTTCATCTCTATAAGCTCTACTGCCGTTTGAATAACAGTCAGAGGATTACGGAACTCATGAGATACGGTAGAGATAAATAAGGACTTGAGACGGTTAAGTTCTTGCTCCTTTTCTAATGCTTTCTCTAGTACTTTTGTTTGACGGCGATCGCTAAGATCCCAGAAAACAACTACTACACCATTTATTTTATCTGCCCCTCCCTTCAGTGGTGAAGCACTATCACCAATTGGAACTCTTTTTCCATCTCTTCTAATCAGAGATGTAAATTCCTCTAAATAAACAACCTGCTGCTCCCGCAGTACTTTTGTCACTGGGTTTTCTAATATAGTATCTGTGGTTTCATCGACAATATGAAAAATATTCGCTGCCTCATTTCCTAAAGCATCTTTTTGCTGCCAGCCAGTGAGTGCCTCAGCTGCGGGATTCATAAATGTCACATTTCCCTGCTCATTTGTAGCGATTACAGCATCGCTTATTGAGTTTAAAAGGGTTGCCAACTGATCTCGATTTTGCCGTAGTTCACGCTCTAACTGGTGTTTTAAAAGACCGATTTCAATTGCTATCTTTAAATCTTTTGTAGTAAATGGTTTAACAATGTATCCAAAAGGTTGGGTAATTTTCGCTCTTTCTAAAGTATTATTATCACCATAAGCAGTTAAAAATATTACAGGTACGTCTAACTGCTCGCGAATATGGCTGGCAGTAGCAATACCATCCATTTCACCTTTAAGAATAATATCCATTAAGACTAACTCTGGTTGAGTTTCCAATGCCTTAGCAATGGCAACTTTTCCAGACGAAGCTGTTCCCGTAACAACATAACCTAGTTGACTGAGTTGGCTAGAAATAGCTCTAGCCACAATCACTTCATCTTCAACAACTAAAATCCTAGCTTGACCCATTTGATATTTACTGATGCAAAGTTAACTGCTTAAATTTGATTTTGAATCCTGTTCCATGATTACGTTCTAGGGTAATGTTGCCTTCTAGCTGTTCTGTAACCAAGTCATATACTAATGACAGACCCAAAGAATCAGTATTTGTCCAATCTAAATTAGCTGGTAAACCAATTCCATTATCTTGGATAGTCATCTCGATACTATTATTGATATTGCGTAGAGCAATACTGATTGTACCTACTTGTTGATTCGGAAAAGCGTGCTTGAGAGCATTGGAGATTAATTCGTTAATAACCAATCCGCAGGCAATAGCTTGATCGACATTCAAATTCACTGAATCTATATCAGTTTCTAGAGTAATTCTATCAGGCCATATTTGATAGGAAATTAGCAGGCTTGCTGCTAAATTACTTATATAATCGGCAACATCAATCTGCCCAATATTAGCAGAAGTGTACAAATTTTTATGAATTAAAGATATTGACTCAATTCGGTTTTGACTTTCTCGAAGAACTTTGATGGCTTCAGGATCTTTGAGTGTTTGAGACTGAAGTTGTAATAAACTAGAGACAATTTGCAAATTATTTTTAACTCGATGATGAACTTCCTTTAAGAGAACTTCTTTTTCAGCTAAGGCATTTTTTAATTTGACTTGAGCTTTTTGTCTTTGAACAAGTTCAGTTTGAGCTTGCTCAAGGATGCTGGATTGTTGAATTGCGATCGCTAATTGGACTGTCACTTGATCGAGCAAATCTAATTGATTTTTTTCCCACTCACGGAAACCAGAGCATTGGTGAGCAATTAATAAACCCCAAAGGTGAGAGCCAGGGTTTTGAGAACTTACTTCTAGTAAAATGGGTACAACTAAATTTGCTTTGACTTCAAATTGTTCTAATAAGCGAATATGACAATCAGTTAGTCCAGCTTCATAAATATTAGCGATCGCTCGTTTGTTTACTTGGTAATACTCCGCTCCTTTGCCTGTTTGAAAACACGTATCATAAATCTCTACCCCCAAAGAAACTCTCCATCCAGGTTCTACTGACTCCGCCATGATTGTGCCGATCATTTCTGAGTCAAACTGATAAACTACTACTCGATCAACCCCAAGTAAATCTCGCACTTCTTGAACTGTTGCATTCAAAATATCTTGGAGATTCAAAGATTGACGAATTCGTTGAGCAACAGTTCGCATCAATTGCTCCCGTTCGGCTTGACCTTTTAGAGCCAGTTCAGTTCGCTTGCGCTCCGTTATATCTTGACCAATAGTGATAATTTGACCATTTGAAAGTTTAACGTTTGTCCAAGATGTATCTAGTAAATCACCATCCCGAACCTGAGTTCTGAAGTCAGCCCAATTGTGTTTTGCAGACTGCATAAAATTAATCACATCCTGTCGATATTCAGGATTAGGATACAATGCTTCCAAAACATCACCAGCTTGGAAGTCTTTAAATTTCCAGCCTAAAACACTTTCCCATTCTTGGTTTACCCACTGAAGTTTACCATTGGTATCAATAAGTGCAATCATCAATGGTATACTCTCAAAAATTATCCGCAAAAACTCATTTTGCTCTTGAAGTTTTCTTTCTATTCGTTTGTGTTCTGTAATGTCTCGGATATTAACTAACCGAGCATTATGATTGGCATAGTTTATTGTATGCGTGACAACTTCAACATCAATAGTCTGTCCGTCTTTTCGCTGATGTAGCCATTGTCCAGAAAAGTGCAAGTTAGTGTGATTTTTTCCTAAATATTCTCTGAAGACAGGTACATTTTCTGGAGGATAAATGTCAGTTATTCGCATTTGCAAAAATTCTTCTCGTGAGTAGCCGTAGTGGATAATAGCAGCTTCATTGACATCCAAGAATTGCAGATTATTCTGGTTATATATCCACATTGGGTTAGGATTTTGAGAGAACAGAAGTACTTCTAACTGTTGGCTTTCATTTTCAGGAAATAGCATTAGTGGTTGTGTGAAAAAATTTTGTAAAATACCAGATTTAATTGGCTTTAATCTCAAAATAAAATTAACAGAACTTACGTATTAAAAATCTGAAATCCAGATATCTATTGAGCCACGTCACTTGCTCTACTTGAGGAGACCCCAGACGTTCGCAGGCTCTCTAATGCTTTTAGTATCTCCCTATGGGAGAAGACCGCAGTAGTTCCCTTTTTTTTGATATAAACAAGATGAGTTTTAACACATTCTCTAAATATTAATTAAATGTTTCTAAAACTTGCAAATTAAAATCGTGGTTTTCCTAATGTTAGTAATGGGATATTAAATTAGCTAAATCAATGTTCAAATTAAAAAATAATTTGATTAAAAAGTTCTAAACCAAAAAAAATAACTATTTCTTCTGGATTGTGTAACATGAGCGCCATCGATTACAGGCGTTCATATTACACACTCCACAAAATTGGATAATGTACTTACTTATTGAAAATCCCTTAACCAAAGTTTTTACTCCACAACATTGTTAAAATATTTATGTTTTCTTGGAATAATTTATTCCATCTGAATAGGCACTTGAGGTTGCTTAAAGGTGATATAAAAATGCGCCTATAAAAGTGATGCAATCCAAAACTACAGGCTGTAGGGGCAATTTATGAATTACCCCTATGTAAATAAAGCGTAGCCTCACCTAGAATTAGTATGAGTTTCAAAAAAGTTCATATTCCCCATCAGTATTTTTATCAAATTATGGGCACTTTTTGCAACATAATTGATAGATGAGTTTATCCCAATTTTTTGTGAAACTGCACAAAATCAGTCAGTTTTGCTAAGACTTGGGCTTAAGACCCTTGTTATATCTAATTTAGATGTGTTTCAGGTAATTTGCGGTAGCCGGCGGTAAGCTTATGCACATCTACGTTTTATCTTGGGTGTCCCAATGTAGTGATATATAGAGCAGCTTCATCAGAGGGAATACCCAAAACTTCATTTACTTGGTCATCAAAGAATCCACCGATACCGCTAACGCCTACATTTAGGTGCATTGCGGCTAAATTCAGGCGCTGTCCCAAATGACCCGCATCCAGATGTAAATAACGGTAAACGCGATCGCCATATTGAGCGATCGCAGCTTTCAGATCGGCTGTATGGAATAATACTGCTGCTGCATCCCGCCCTAATTCTTGCCCCAAGCAGAGAAAATGTAACTCTCGCCGGAAATTTTTAAACCGAATTTGGCGTAATTCTTGGGCTTTGGGCGCGTAATAGTAGCAACCTGCTTCCAGTCCTTTAACTCCGCAAACAGCAATAAATGTTTCTATTAAATTCAAATCAAAGTAGTCTGGAGAAATATCTAAACTTTGGTCGATGTAATTTTGCGGTTGGTAAGTGAAATCGAGTAGACTTTTCAATTGATCGAAAGTTAAATCATCACCATTATAAGCGCGGGTAGAGCGTCGCTTATACATTGTATTTTCCAGTTCTGACAGCTTTTGTCCCCAGTCTATAGGTGTAGTGGTGGTGGGGATTTTCAAACAGAAAGGAAAGTTATATTTATCCTCTAAAGATTTTTCTTGTTTGATAACTGGTAGATTGAGATTGCCAGTTATACCTGATTGAATTTGGGTGTGTCGATGGAAATATGTCAGCAATTCACCATCGGGGATTTGGGGATAATTGGTTTCGGTGGCGGAAGGTAAAGCAGTACATCCCAATGGCAAATTTTGATTGACATCTAACAAGTCTGCCAGAGGTAAGACAGCGATCGCACCTTCTTGTTGCGGATCTATATAAAGCAGATCGTTTACCGATTCATCCACAAAGCCGCCGATTAAATGAGGACGAAAGTCAGTAATCGCTCCAGCCAATTCGATATTACCCAATAGATGTCCCGTATCTAGAAAAATCCGGCGATAAGCCCGATCTTCATAGCGCCAGGCAGAACGATAAAATACCGCAGTGACAATAATTGCTAATTGGGTGTTTTCTAAAGAAGGATGCCAGAAACAAGCTGCTTGAAGAGTTTGCCAAACATCACTTTCCCAATAATGCATCAGTGAATGAGTCCGACACTGGTAGTTATACAAACCAGGTGGCAATAACGACGTGCCACGGGAAACCACATACACCTCGGCAGGGTACAATCCGCCGGCACTGGGAGCAGCGCGTAAATATACCGCACTACCCATAGAAGGCATTCTCGCTGTCAATCCATAGCTGCGAAACAGCAACCGTGAAAGTCTTTGCCACCATTGAGCATCTGGGTTGTTAGCAAATCCCTCTGATTTTTCTTGGATATAGGGTTTGAGATCAATATTAGAGCCAATTTTGTACTCTTTGAAAGGCACTGGCTGTTTAGTCCAGTCTAACTGCTGACTTTTGGAGGCAAGAGTCTCAGGGTTGTATTTAGTCCGTTCGTGATAATGCTGGGCAATTGATTGGTGTAATTCTGGCATAGTACTTTTAATATCCTTGGGGCATTCTTTTTTTGATCTTGGCATTCATTAGCCTCATTGTTTCGTGTCAATTCGTACAATCCTCATAGTCACAAAGTGGTAATTGGTAACAACTGCATTGGGAATGGGGAATTGGGAATTGGGAATCTGGGCAAAAATAATGTAGAGACGTAGCACTGCTACGTCTCTACAAGGGTTCTGGATAACGCATATTTAATTTCTGGATATGTCTAATATTTTTCATAACCGCCGAATCGCAATTTCTAACCCTTCACAGACACCACTAAGAAAATCTAAATCTAAAGTAGCGATCGCATCACTAGGTTTGTGATAATGGGGATTTCGCAAAAATGCCGTATCTGTCACCATCATTGCTGGATAACCCAAATCCCAGAAAGGTGCATGATCGCTAAGTCTGGTTTGGGGAACTATTAAACCTCGATTCGGCACGGGTAGCCATTGACTAGCTACGCCAGCTTTGCGAATATTACGGCTCATCCCAATTAAGTCAGGCAATGTCCGCAAATTACCAATTAAAGCAATAAAATCACCTGTATCAGGATAGAAGCGTTCTAGAGGAGGGGGATAACTTTGAGAACCAGGCGTAGAATCCTTATAACCCAGCATTTCTAGGGAGATCATTAAGCGTAGCTGTTGCTTTTGTTGGTGCAACACAGCTGCATAATCAGCGCTACCTAGTAAGCCGTATTCTTCCATATCGAAAGCAACCAGCCTTAATGGATATCTTATAGGTTGGGTAGCAAACTTTCTCGCCAATTCCAGCAAAACTGCCACACCTGTGGCATTATCATCAGCCGCAGGTGTTCCCGGAACGCCATCATAATGAGCGCCAATTAAAATCGGTGGCAAATCTTTTTTTTGCCCTCTAGGTTGGGAGGGTAAATTTAATATCAAGTTCTTACAAGCTTTACCCCTGACTTCAAAGGTGTGGATTTCCACACTCCCCCATTGGGAAAATTCCTGGCGGATGTATTCTTGGACGAAAAAATGTCCAGCTGTTGCCATGTAAGGATCGCGTTCTCGCGCGATCGCACTCAGGGAAGTTTGTAATCGCTTTGTTAAATTCAAATGTTTAAAATAGCGGTAATATTAAGGTTTTCAGGCACTCAAAGAAGCAGAAATTTATTATTTCAAGTGCATTTAGCAACTTACAGATTCAGTGCATAGAAGTAACCGGATAACAAGAATTGAGGCTGCTTAGACACAGCAATCATCGTCAATGCTATCCTAGTCTTGCAACTATCTCCTCTAGCTGCACTTCTTAGCTCACTGCCTTAATGATGACTATTATACCATTGAGGTGTTTTCATCCCATAGCACAAAGCTAGAGGTAGTTCCGCCCAATCATAATAAATACATAAGACACTTTAGGAGAAGAGTAACGCATGGGCAAGGTAGTCGGCATCGACTTGGGTACAACCAACTCAGTAGTCGCCGTTATGGAGGGTGGCAAGCCGGTGGTGATTGCCAATGCAGAAGGAATGCGAACAACCCCCTCCGTAGTTGGCTTTAGCAAAGAAGGCGAAAGGGTAGTTGGGCAAATGGCACGCCGCCAAACCGTCCTCAATCCCCAAAATACCTTTTTTGCAGTGAAACGCTTCATTGGGCGCAAATATGCCGAACTTAGTCCAGATTCTAAGCGTGTACCCTACACCATCCGCAAAGATGAAGTAGGTAATATTAAAATTGCTTGTCCCCGTCTCAATAAAGATTTCGCCCCAGAAGAAATTTCGGCAATGGTGCTGAAGAAATTGGCAGACGATGCTAGTCGCTATTTGGGTGAACCAGTCACAGGGGCAGTGATTACAGTCCCCGCTTATTTTAACGATTCTCAACGGCAAGCAACCCGCGATGCTGGCAGAATTGCCGGTTTAGAGGTGTTGCGGATTCTCAATGAACCAACTGCTGCATCTTTAGCTTATGGATTAGATCGGGGTGACACGGAAACTATCTTAGTCTTCGACTTGGGTGGCGGTACTTTTGACGTGTCGATTTTAGAAGTGGGCGATGGGATATTTGAGGTCAAAGCTACCAGTGGAGATACGCAACTTGGTGGTAATGACTTTGACAAAGTAATCGTAGATTGGTTAGCAGAGCAATTTCTGGAAACTGAAGAAATAGACTTAAGACGCGATCGCCAAGCTTTGCAACGTCTGATGGAAGCTGCGGAAAAAGCCAAAATTGAGCTTTCTGCTGTCAGCGTTACTGATATTAACTTACCCTTCATCACCGCTACGGAAGATGGCCCCAAACATCTAGAAACTCGTTTAACTCGTTCCCAGTTTGAAGGTTTGTGTGGTGATTTGGTAGGGCGATTGCGGACACCAGTGAAACGCGCCCTCAAAGATGCCGGACTTTCACCTAGAGACATTGAAGAAGTTGTCTTAGTTGGTGGTTCTACACGGATGCCAATGGTGAAACAGCTAGTGCGGGACTTGATTGGTACAGAACCTAACGAAAACGTTAATCCCGATGAAGTAGTGGGAGTGGGTGCAGCAATTCAAGCCGGAATTCTTGCAGGCGAACTCAAAGATGTGCTGCTTTTGGATGTCACACCCCTTTCTTTGGGATTGGAAACCATCGGCGGCGTGATGAAAAAACTCATTCCCCGCAACACTACCATTCCAGTCCGCCGTTCTGACATTTTTTCCACGTCTGAAAATAACCAAAATACTGTGGAAATTCACGTAGTTCAGGGCGAACGGGAAATGGCAGGAAACAATAAGTCTTTAGGACGTTTCAAGCTGTATGGTATCCCGCCAGCGCCACGAGGAATTCCCCAAGTTCAGGTGTCATTTGATATCGATGCTAATGGTATTTTACAGGTAACAGCCTTAGATAGAACCACTGGGCGAGAGCAGAGTATCACCGTTCAAGGCGCTTCCACCTTGAACGAGTCAGAAGTGAATCGGATGATTCAAGATGCACAGAAATACGCCGATGTCGATCGCGAACGTAAAGAAAGGGTAGAAAAGCGGACTCGTTCTGAGGCATTAATTTTCCAAGCAGAACGGCAACTTAGAGAAGTTGCGCTTGAATTTGGTATGCAGTTTGCCCGCAGCCGTCGCCAAAGAATTGATAATATTTGCCGAGACTTAAAAGAAAGTCTGAAGGAAAATAGCGATCGCGGTATCGATCAAGCCTACGCCGATTTGCAAGATGCTCTCTATGAGCTAAATCGGGAAGTCCGTCAGACTTATGCTGAAGATGAAGATGACGATTTGTTAGGTACTATCCGTGACATTTTTACTGGCGGTGATAAGGATAAAGAACGCGAATTTCCTAGAGATACATATCGGGAACGCGATTCATTTGGTAAGGACTATGGCAGAGATTACGGTAAAGACTATGGCCGAGACAATAGCCGAGACTATGGCCGAGATAATAATAGCCGAGACAGTCGTTCTTCATCTTATGAAAGCCGTCCTCCACGCAAAGCCCGTCCCAGCTACCAAGATAACTGGGATGATGAAGATGACAATGATTGGTTGTAGTACTTTTAATAAAAGTTAGGAGTTAGGAGTGAGAAGTTTAAAATTAAATCTTTCAACTCCTAACTCATAATTCATAACTACTAAGTAATTTAAAATTTAAATAACTGAACTATGCAAAATTTGCCGAATTTCCGCGATTACTACGAAATTTTAGGAGTATCTAAAGACGCTTCTGGTGAGGAAATTAAAAAGGTTTATCGGCGGTTAGCAAGACAATATCACCCCGATCTAAATCCGGGTAACAAAGAATCTGAGGAAAAATTTAAGGATATCGGCGAGGCTTATGAAGTCCTTTCAGACTCAGCCAAGCGATCGCAATACGACCAGTTTAGCCGCTACTGGAAGCAAAAAGGCTTTGCAGGCAACAAACAAACGCCAAAGGCTAAAACTTGGCAAAGTGGCGCTAGCGATCGCAACGGTAATCAGGAAGTAGATCCAAGCCAATTCTCCGACTTTGAAAGCTTTATTAATCAAGTTATCGGTGTCAAAAATAAGAGTGGGGCCAGTAAGTCGTCTACTAATGGCAATACTAGCGATCCGTTTCGTTCCCCCAGAACAAAAGTTGCCTATACAGTTAACACTCCACCTCGGACAACGCGTCGAGATATAGAAGCCAGATTAACGCTACCACTGGAAAAAGCTTATCAAGGTGGTAATGAACGCATTCGTTTGGAAGATGGGCGATCGCTAGAAGTTAATATGCCACTAGGGATGGTAACAGGTCAAACCATCCGTTTGCGAAACCAAGGTGTTGGTGGTGGCGATCTATACTTAAAAATTACCGTTGAGCCTCATCCATTATTTAAGCTAGAAGGTTTAAATATTCTTTGCCAAGTACCAGTTACTCCCAGCGAAGCTGTTTTAGGAGGACAGGTAGAAGCACCAACTTTGGATGGCCCAGTGAAAATGACCATTCCTCCAGGAGTTAGGTCTGGTCAAAAATTCCGACTAGGGAATAAAGGCTACCCCGGCGATGACGGTAAACGTGGCGATCAATTAGTAGAAATTCAAATAGTTACACCGAAAAATATCAATCAAGAAGAACAGGAATTGTACGAAAAGTTACGGCAAATTGAAACTTTTAAACCCCGTGCTGATTTAATACGTTAATATTTGCAAAAAAAGCTGGAAGTGACTCGTCGTGATATTCAGTATACTCTCCACTATCGAGTTGCTTAATACCAATGTCAATCTGACTGCGTAATGCTTCTAACTTGAGTTTTTGCAGTTCTTCTTCAAGGCGCTGGAGTTCATCTATCATCTGTTGAAACGCTTGCGCTTCATGCACCACAACCTCAGCTTTTCCATTCACCGTTAGTACAATCGGAGACTTAGTGACCTTGATCCGTTCTAAGTAATCTTTGGCATTACGCTTAAAGTCGGTAAGAGTTTGAATATTTTCGAGATTAATTTTGATCTGCATCGCATCTAATTAAATGCTTTATTAAGATATCTTATCAAATGCTAGACCTGCTGTGTCTTCTGCAATTCACAAAGGATTTAAAATATAAAAAATATCTTTGAGCAAAGTGACTCAAACAGCCGTGAATCATAACGGGGCAATGCCACAAAGCAGTAAATCAACTTATTACTCCCTGCTAGGACTGCATCCCTCGGCATCAGTAATTGATATTCGTCGCGCTTATCGAGAACTGAGCAAACGCTATCATCCTGATACTACAGACTTGCCTACTGCGATCGCCACTTCCAAATTTCAGCAAATCAATGAAGCCTACGCCACCCTTAGCCATCCAGAACGGCGGTTAAGCTACGATTTAAAAATTGGCTATTCCCGATTTGGAGTGATTCAACCACCCCCTGACTTGAATCATCCCGTCTCGCGTTCTCATGACTGGTCAAAATCAGCTTACCTCGATCCTAGCGATCGCCCCTTATCATCTGGCGAAATTTTTGCTTTATTTATGCTGGTGTTAACATTTGTAGGTTGTTTGTTATTAGCAGTTGCCATTGGTCTAACTCGTGGTGATGCTGCTTTTCAAACCCGTTTGCTACAGTCAACTCCATCTGTACAACAGCAAATTAACCATATATCGCAACTAATTACCCTTATGGTAATTAAAAATTAAAAAATTTCCTAATCCAAAATCCCAAATTCCTATGCCTCTTCTTCCCTCAGATACGCCCTTATATAATCATCCCTTGCCACAAATTGAACAGTGGCTAAAAGACCAAGGCTGTAAACAAGACGAAACCCAGAGGCATTGCTGGCATGTGCAACGGCCTAGTTGGCAAGCTGAACTATGGCTCGACGTTGAGCAAATCGTAGTGCGATATGTCCAATCTGGGGAAAATGGACAAGATATCCAACGCTCGTTCAAATATTCTCTCAGTCGGGATGATGTAGAACAAGCTGTGTTTTCTGGGCCATAAGTGAAGTGCTGAGTTCAGTTCACGGTAAAAAGGTAGGGAAATTAAGCCGCAATCACGTTCAAAAAAGAATGAACACCCAGCAATCGGATGCCATAAGTTGCCATTACTGCCCTTAACTCATCATCAGCACGTAAATCATCATCCCCAGACACAATAATCTCTGCTTGACCATCAATAGCCGTAGCAAGTACAGCTAAATCTTTGGGATCTCGACAATTAGGTGGAACCGTTTCCAACTCAATCCATATTGCTCGGTACTGCAACTGCTGTTCAAGTTGAATAGCAATACTTGGATTAATCCGTTCTCTTAACCGGGGGCGATTCCAAACTAGATGCAGTTCTTCCATTAGGGGTTGACTCATCACCAACTGGAATTTGTCCTCATTAAATGCTTCCAATATGGGCAATGTAACTCGGCCTTTGAGCAAAATACGAATCCAAATGTTAGTGTCGATGACCACTCGAAACTTCATGTTTGGTGAGATTGCTGGCGCACAGCCTTAATTTCAGCCATGATATTTTCATCTGTAATATCATCAACCGGGGGTTGAGCATAAAGTTCTTGAATTAAAGCCCTCAAATCTGAACGTAAATCCACTAAAACCAACGCTCTGGCAACCTCTGCCCGTTCCTCTGGTTGCAACTGTTGCACAGCCGTAATGAGTTGTTCCAGGGTGATAGGAATCGATACCATATCAATAGCCATCATTGAGTTTATTAAATTGTAGTGCGATCGCCAATCTTGTAGCTTCGCTAACTCATCTTAGCGACTTAATAAACGTAATATTTTAAACTTTACCAAACCGCCGCTCCCGTTGCTGGTAGGCACACAAGGCGCGGTGAAACTCGGCCCGGTCAAAATCGGGCCAGAGAGCATCAGTGATGTAAATTTCTCCATAAGCCATTTGCCAGAGCAGGAAATTTGAGAGGCGCATTTCTCCACTGGTGCGAATTAACAAATCTGGGTCAGTAATTCCGGCTGTATACAAGTGGCTTTCAAACACTTGTTCATTAATTTCATCGGGTTGTAGCAGACCTTGCTGGACTTGTTTTGCGATCGCCTGACAAGCTTGTAAAATTTCCTGCCGTCCGCCATAATTAGTTGCCACTGAAAACCGGATACCGCGATTATCCTTGGTTTCTTCCATTGAACGGGATATTTCTTGCTGGAGCGATCGTGGCAGAGCCTGCAAATTTCCGACAAACTTAATTTGAACATTCTCTTCGACCATTTCCCGCAGTTCTTGGCGCAAAACTCTTTGAAACAGAGTCATCAAAAAATCCACTTCTTCCTGCGGTCTTTTCCAATTCTCCGTTGAAAAAGCATAAGCTGTCAGCGCCTGAATCCCCCAATCCTGACAACAACGGAGTAAATCCTTAAGAGCATCGACTCCTCGCTTATGACCCATAATTCGAGGTAGACCCTGACGTTTAGCCCATCGACCATTGCCATCCATAATCACCGCAACGTGCTGCGGCAATAGTTCTCGTTTTAAGTCAGTAGGCAAATCTTGCAGTTTAGTTTGTTGTGCTGTCATTTTTTATCTCGAGAAGCGGTCGATGGTAATCCGAGTAAACGTGAAACCAGTGCTAGTGTCTTCCCACCTATCCGACGAACAAAACTCAACAGACCAGGAGCAACAGCTTCCCTATCCACGGTTGGTGACAAAAGAGCCTCTAATGACTCTTTTAGT contains:
- a CDS encoding ATP-binding protein — encoded protein: MGQARILVVEDEVIVARAISSQLSQLGYVVTGTASSGKVAIAKALETQPELVLMDIILKGEMDGIATASHIREQLDVPVIFLTAYGDNNTLERAKITQPFGYIVKPFTTKDLKIAIEIGLLKHQLERELRQNRDQLATLLNSISDAVIATNEQGNVTFMNPAAEALTGWQQKDALGNEAANIFHIVDETTDTILENPVTKVLREQQVVYLEEFTSLIRRDGKRVPIGDSASPLKGGADKINGVVVVFWDLSDRRQTKVLEKALEKEQELNRLKSLFISTVSHEFRNPLTVIQTAVELIEMKGANLTDVKRGIYLKRIQGAVQSMEKLMEEVLFVGRAEAKKLVYNPAPLNLEQFCLELIKDFSIVESSECEVVFTCHSDRTEAVMDEGLLNYMFGNLLSNAIKYSPRGGKIEFNLICDPIEKVAIFYIQDQGMGIPEADQARLFESFYRGSNVQSIKGTGLGLVIVKRCVDAHRGQISVTSQIGVGTTFTVILPLNSDSSSES
- a CDS encoding PAS domain S-box protein, which codes for MLFPENESQQLEVLLFSQNPNPMWIYNQNNLQFLDVNEAAIIHYGYSREEFLQMRITDIYPPENVPVFREYLGKNHTNLHFSGQWLHQRKDGQTIDVEVVTHTINYANHNARLVNIRDITEHKRIERKLQEQNEFLRIIFESIPLMIALIDTNGKLQWVNQEWESVLGWKFKDFQAGDVLEALYPNPEYRQDVINFMQSAKHNWADFRTQVRDGDLLDTSWTNVKLSNGQIITIGQDITERKRTELALKGQAEREQLMRTVAQRIRQSLNLQDILNATVQEVRDLLGVDRVVVYQFDSEMIGTIMAESVEPGWRVSLGVEIYDTCFQTGKGAEYYQVNKRAIANIYEAGLTDCHIRLLEQFEVKANLVVPILLEVSSQNPGSHLWGLLIAHQCSGFREWEKNQLDLLDQVTVQLAIAIQQSSILEQAQTELVQRQKAQVKLKNALAEKEVLLKEVHHRVKNNLQIVSSLLQLQSQTLKDPEAIKVLRESQNRIESISLIHKNLYTSANIGQIDVADYISNLAASLLISYQIWPDRITLETDIDSVNLNVDQAIACGLVINELISNALKHAFPNQQVGTISIALRNINNSIEMTIQDNGIGLPANLDWTNTDSLGLSLVYDLVTEQLEGNITLERNHGTGFKIKFKQLTLHQ
- a CDS encoding SagB/ThcOx family dehydrogenase, with translation MPELHQSIAQHYHERTKYNPETLASKSQQLDWTKQPVPFKEYKIGSNIDLKPYIQEKSEGFANNPDAQWWQRLSRLLFRSYGLTARMPSMGSAVYLRAAPSAGGLYPAEVYVVSRGTSLLPPGLYNYQCRTHSLMHYWESDVWQTLQAACFWHPSLENTQLAIIVTAVFYRSAWRYEDRAYRRIFLDTGHLLGNIELAGAITDFRPHLIGGFVDESVNDLLYIDPQQEGAIAVLPLADLLDVNQNLPLGCTALPSATETNYPQIPDGELLTYFHRHTQIQSGITGNLNLPVIKQEKSLEDKYNFPFCLKIPTTTTPIDWGQKLSELENTMYKRRSTRAYNGDDLTFDQLKSLLDFTYQPQNYIDQSLDISPDYFDLNLIETFIAVCGVKGLEAGCYYYAPKAQELRQIRFKNFRRELHFLCLGQELGRDAAAVLFHTADLKAAIAQYGDRVYRYLHLDAGHLGQRLNLAAMHLNVGVSGIGGFFDDQVNEVLGIPSDEAALYITTLGHPR
- a CDS encoding M28 family peptidase; amino-acid sequence: MNLTKRLQTSLSAIARERDPYMATAGHFFVQEYIRQEFSQWGSVEIHTFEVRGKACKNLILNLPSQPRGQKKDLPPILIGAHYDGVPGTPAADDNATGVAVLLELARKFATQPIRYPLRLVAFDMEEYGLLGSADYAAVLHQQKQQLRLMISLEMLGYKDSTPGSQSYPPPLERFYPDTGDFIALIGNLRTLPDLIGMSRNIRKAGVASQWLPVPNRGLIVPQTRLSDHAPFWDLGYPAMMVTDTAFLRNPHYHKPSDAIATLDLDFLSGVCEGLEIAIRRL